One window from the genome of Cucumis melo cultivar AY chromosome 12, USDA_Cmelo_AY_1.0, whole genome shotgun sequence encodes:
- the LOC103502622 gene encoding dof zinc finger protein DOF2.1-like has protein sequence MDLPTAQHHQEMETNSVENMMVCQNSKDHQTRKARPQPEQALKCPRCDSTNTKFCYYNNYSLSQPRYFCKSCRRYWTQGGTLRNVPVGGGCRKNKRSSSSSSSSASSKKSQDHPFGASTALPGQLSYDHQAHDLSLAFARLHKNSCSNGAVPTFNDFDFSILGMPNGDLLNGGGFPYNSQSLYYGNDNNMGGMESNGDQMRLQPYDHDHHHHHHHHNQQYSNATTTAVTVTTMKQELFGGREINGGDQSKILWGYPNWQMNNNNNNVIDSNTTTTTMMAAMDFDSGSARESWNNNAFTNTSSWHGLLNSPLM, from the exons ATGGATCTTCCCACTGCCCAACATCATCAG GAAATGGAAACAAATTCAGTGGAGAACATGATGGTATGTCAAAACTCAAAAGATCATCAAACTAGAAAGGCAAGACCACAGCCAGAACAAGCGTTGAAATGTCCAAGATGTGACTCGACAAACACCAAATTTTGTTACTACAACAACTACAGCCTATCTCAACCAAGATACTTTTGCAAATCCTGCCGCCGTTACTGGACACAAGGTGGTACCCTCCGCAATGTTCCAGTTGGTGGAGGTTGCCGTAAAAACAAAAGATCATCATCATCCTCATCCTCCTCAGCTTCCTCTAAAAAATCCCAAGACCATCCCTTCGGTGCCTCCACCGCCCTACCCGGCCAATTGTCCTACGATCACCAAGCTCATGATCTCAGTCTCGCATTCGCTAGGCTTCACAAAAACTCCTGTTCAAATGGGGCCGTTCCCACATTCAACGACTTCGATTTCTCCATTTTGGGAATGCCAAACGGCGACCTTTTGAACGGCGGCGGCTTTCCCTATAATTCTCAAAGCTTGTATTATGGAAATGACAACAACATGGGAGGAATGGAAAGTAATGGCGATCAAATGAGATTACAGCCGTACGATCacgatcatcatcatcatcatcatcatcataatcAGCAATACAGCAATGCTACAACAACAGCAGTAACAGTGACGACGATGAAGCAAGAGCTATTTGGAGGACGAGAAATCAACGGAGGTGACCAAAGTAAAATCCTTTGGGGATACCCAAATTGGCAAAtgaacaataacaataacaacgtAATAGATTCAAACACAACGACAACGACGATGATGGCAGCAATGGATTTCGATTCGGGTTCAGCTCGAGAAAGTTGGAACAACAATGCCTTCACTAATACTTCTTCTTGGCATGGCCTTCTCAATAGTCCTCTCATGTAA